In the Flavobacterium acetivorans genome, one interval contains:
- a CDS encoding DMT family transporter: MTNAKPKLALAFGILCISIFPILVKLKLTPGLISAFYRMAIAAMLILPYILITKKFVLPKSKTLILAIICGILFASDVAVWNIAIQESSATQASLLTNLSPLWVGIISFAFFKTKPATNFWIGTLVSLFGMTMLVGFQFFLELNFDKAFLLAVLSGVLYSIYLLVSKNVLSEVDVLSFMSISLLASSVYLGILCYFLDEPFTGFSNTGWLVLVLQAVICQLCAWISISYATQHMRATRISLSLLSQAVITSLLAWLFLDEKITLNMAIGGVILLFGIRITFYTKTLSIKNILNKN; the protein is encoded by the coding sequence ATGACCAACGCAAAACCAAAATTAGCTTTAGCCTTTGGAATACTTTGTATTTCTATTTTTCCAATTCTGGTTAAACTCAAGTTAACTCCAGGTCTAATTTCTGCTTTTTACCGAATGGCGATCGCCGCGATGCTAATTTTACCTTATATCCTAATTACAAAAAAGTTTGTTCTCCCAAAAAGCAAAACCTTAATCCTAGCGATTATTTGCGGAATATTATTTGCCTCCGATGTTGCTGTTTGGAATATCGCCATACAGGAATCAAGTGCGACCCAAGCTTCTTTACTTACTAATTTATCCCCGCTTTGGGTTGGTATTATTTCTTTTGCTTTTTTTAAAACCAAACCGGCAACCAATTTCTGGATTGGCACTCTAGTTTCCTTATTTGGAATGACGATGCTGGTAGGCTTTCAATTTTTTCTCGAATTGAATTTTGACAAAGCTTTTCTACTTGCTGTCTTATCGGGAGTTTTATATTCCATTTATCTTTTGGTTAGTAAAAATGTACTTTCAGAAGTGGATGTTTTATCCTTTATGAGCATTAGCTTATTGGCGTCAAGCGTCTATTTAGGAATCCTTTGTTATTTTTTAGATGAGCCATTCACAGGATTTTCTAATACCGGCTGGCTGGTTTTAGTGCTTCAGGCGGTTATTTGCCAATTGTGCGCTTGGATTTCGATCAGTTATGCCACACAGCACATGAGAGCCACAAGAATTTCACTAAGTTTATTGAGTCAGGCCGTCATTACATCACTATTAGCTTGGCTTTTTTTAGATGAAAAAATCACATTGAATATGGCAATCGGTGGTGTAATTTTACTTTTCGGTATCCGAATTACGTTTTACACCAAAACACTTTCAATCAAAAATATATTAAATAAAAACTAA
- the rsmA gene encoding 16S rRNA (adenine(1518)-N(6)/adenine(1519)-N(6))-dimethyltransferase RsmA, which yields MEKVKAKKHLGQHFLKDESIAKDIADTLNLKGYDDVLEIGPGMGVLTKYLLEKPINTYVIEIDTESVAYLDENYPKLKDKIISKDFLKYDINETFQGKQFAIIGNFPYNISTQIVFRALEYRNQIPEFAGMFQKEVAERICEKKGTKAYGILSVLAQAFYDAEYLFTVDENVFIPPPKVKSGVLRLRRKEDFSLPCGEKLFFTVVKTAFQQRRKTLRNSLKTLNLSDALREDPVFDLRPEQLDVAQFIELTQKIEADGV from the coding sequence ATGGAAAAAGTAAAAGCTAAAAAACACCTCGGACAACATTTCCTGAAAGATGAAAGTATTGCTAAAGACATAGCAGATACTCTGAATTTAAAAGGATATGACGATGTTTTGGAAATAGGACCGGGAATGGGTGTTTTGACAAAATATTTGTTAGAAAAACCAATTAATACTTATGTGATCGAAATTGATACGGAATCGGTTGCTTATTTGGATGAAAATTATCCAAAATTAAAAGATAAGATTATTTCGAAGGATTTTTTGAAGTATGATATCAATGAAACTTTTCAAGGAAAACAATTCGCCATAATCGGGAATTTTCCGTATAATATTTCGACACAAATTGTTTTTAGAGCTTTGGAATATCGCAACCAAATTCCTGAATTTGCGGGTATGTTCCAAAAAGAAGTAGCAGAGCGTATTTGTGAAAAGAAAGGAACAAAAGCTTATGGAATTTTATCCGTTTTAGCGCAAGCATTTTATGACGCCGAGTACTTGTTTACGGTCGATGAAAATGTGTTTATCCCGCCACCAAAAGTGAAATCAGGAGTTTTGCGTTTGCGCAGAAAAGAAGATTTTAGTTTGCCTTGCGGCGAAAAATTGTTCTTTACGGTTGTAAAAACAGCTTTTCAACAACGGCGTAAAACCTTGCGCAATAGTTTGAAAACATTGAATTTGTCCGACGCTTTACGAGAAGATCCAGTTTTTGATCTTCGCCCGGAACAATTGGATGTAGCGCAGTTTATAGAACTGACCCAAAAAATAGAGGCCGATGGAGTTTAA
- a CDS encoding DMP19 family protein, with amino-acid sequence MEFGRIIISETAANSENPQDVINSNISVINLMREEKIDDDLIHEDALMSYYLDYYTSQYTEGNFAQFVYNSGWNKELNELIEEGLALLGAEKHLELFQQNAKKVRLMSSVKLGKFLKGKLEGINPIKEGLDNDTFFELEENLVALNAAFLKSHPDLEVLSVDDMFATLEEFVGHEIKRA; translated from the coding sequence ATGGAATTCGGCAGAATTATTATTTCAGAAACCGCAGCAAACAGCGAAAACCCACAAGACGTTATCAACTCTAATATTTCGGTAATCAACCTGATGCGTGAGGAAAAAATTGATGATGATTTGATTCATGAAGATGCCTTGATGAGTTATTATTTAGATTATTACACTTCCCAATATACCGAAGGCAATTTTGCGCAATTTGTTTATAATTCGGGTTGGAACAAAGAATTAAACGAATTAATCGAAGAAGGTTTGGCCTTACTTGGGGCCGAAAAGCATTTGGAATTGTTTCAGCAAAATGCCAAAAAAGTCCGTTTGATGAGCAGCGTTAAATTAGGCAAATTCCTAAAAGGTAAACTCGAAGGCATAAACCCAATAAAAGAGGGATTGGACAACGATACTTTTTTTGAATTGGAAGAAAACTTGGTGGCTTTGAATGCTGCTTTCCTAAAATCCCATCCTGATCTGGAAGTGCTTTCGGTAGACGACATGTTTGCAACCTTAGAAGAATTTGTGGGACACGAGATTAAAAGGGCTTAG
- the serS gene encoding serine--tRNA ligase, which yields MLQIAFIRENQEKVIQALAKRNLDAKTVVEEVVELDERRRATQVELDNILAESNKLSKDIGEMMKAGEKAKAAILKEKTVLNKEKSKKLAEVAEAIAAELTEKLYTLPNLPADIVPEGKSADDNLNVFEAGEVPVLNEGAQPHWELVKKYDIIDFELGNKITGAGFPVYKGKGARLQRALINYFLDKNTAAGYNEVQVPHFVNEASAYGTGQLPDKEGQMYHDATDNLYLIPTAEVPVTNLFRDVLLTESELPILTTAYTPCFRREAGSYGAHVRGLNRLHQFDKVEIVRVEHPEKSYQALDGMVEHVKDILNELKLPYRILRLCGGDMGFTSALTYDFEVFSTAQDRWLEISSVSNFETFQANRLKLRFKDKDGKNQLAHTLNGSSLALPRVLAGILENYQTPEGIVIPEVLRPYCGFDIID from the coding sequence ATGTTACAAATTGCATTTATTAGAGAGAATCAAGAAAAAGTGATCCAAGCTTTGGCTAAAAGAAATTTAGACGCCAAAACCGTTGTGGAAGAAGTGGTAGAACTTGATGAGCGTCGTCGTGCTACGCAAGTAGAATTAGACAACATCTTAGCAGAATCTAATAAATTGTCCAAGGATATAGGGGAAATGATGAAGGCAGGTGAGAAAGCTAAGGCTGCCATCTTGAAAGAAAAAACAGTTTTAAACAAAGAGAAAAGTAAGAAACTGGCTGAGGTTGCTGAGGCAATCGCTGCTGAACTTACTGAAAAACTTTATACTTTGCCAAACCTTCCTGCGGATATTGTTCCCGAAGGAAAATCGGCTGATGATAACCTGAATGTGTTTGAGGCTGGTGAAGTACCCGTTTTGAACGAAGGAGCACAGCCACATTGGGAATTGGTGAAGAAATACGATATCATCGATTTCGAATTAGGAAATAAAATCACGGGAGCTGGTTTTCCGGTTTACAAAGGAAAAGGAGCGCGATTACAACGAGCCTTGATTAATTATTTCTTAGATAAAAATACCGCTGCTGGTTACAATGAAGTACAGGTTCCTCATTTTGTCAATGAAGCTTCGGCTTATGGAACGGGGCAATTGCCAGACAAAGAAGGGCAGATGTATCACGATGCTACCGATAATTTATACTTAATTCCAACAGCTGAGGTTCCGGTGACCAACTTGTTCAGAGATGTCTTATTGACTGAAAGTGAATTGCCAATTTTAACTACGGCTTATACACCATGTTTCCGTAGAGAAGCGGGTTCTTATGGTGCTCATGTACGTGGCTTGAATCGTTTGCATCAATTTGATAAAGTAGAAATTGTTCGTGTAGAGCATCCTGAAAAATCATACCAAGCTCTAGACGGCATGGTAGAGCATGTAAAAGATATTCTGAACGAATTGAAATTGCCATATAGAATTTTACGCCTTTGCGGAGGTGATATGGGATTCACTTCGGCTTTGACTTATGATTTTGAAGTGTTTTCTACGGCGCAAGACCGTTGGTTAGAAATTTCTTCGGTTTCTAATTTTGAGACTTTTCAAGCGAATCGTTTGAAATTGCGTTTCAAAGACAAAGACGGTAAAAATCAATTGGCTCACACGCTAAATGGAAGCTCATTGGCTTTGCCAAGAGTTTTGGCCGGAATTTTAGAAAATTACCAAACTCCGGAAGGAATCGTGATTCCTGAGGTTTTACGTCCGTATTGCGGATTTGATATTATAGATTAA
- the metG gene encoding methionine--tRNA ligase, with protein sequence MTQNPKRYIITAALPYTNGPIHIGHLAGVYVPSDIYSRYLRLQGRDVLFVCGSDEHGVAISMKAKKEGITPQQVIDKYDGIIRKSFADFGISFDNYSRTSAKIHHDTASEFFRKLYDKGDFIEEVTEQLYDAKADQFLADRFVTGTCPKCGNEEAYGDQCEKCGSTLNATDLINPKSTITGETPILKSTKHWFLPLDRYEDFLKEWILVGHKNDWKPNVYGQVKSWIDGGLEPRAVTRDLDWGIDVPVEGAEGKKLYVWFDAPIGYISSTKEWAAREGKDWEPYWKDQDTKLVHFIGKDNIVFHCIIFPAMLKAEGSYILPDNVPANEFLNLEGNKLSTSKNWAVWLHEYLEEFPNQQDVLRYALTSNAPETKDNDFTWKDFQARNNNELVAIYGNFINRVVVLTNKYYNGIVPQPNELSEVDEATLTELKAYPAVISSSIERYRFREALGELMNVARLGNKYLADEEPWKMIKIDEDRTKTQMYVALQIAAALSALCEPFLPFTAAKLSRILKIESPLNWNTISQDSDLLPAGHQIGEAVLLFAKIEDEEIQKQIDKLEATKTANTAENKKAEPQKEAIQFEDFAKMDLRVGTILEASKMPKANKLLILKVDTGIDVRTIVSGIAESFSPEEIVGKKVTVLVNLAPRNLRGVESQGMILMTTNAEGKLVFVNPDAEAANGETIN encoded by the coding sequence ATGACACAGAATCCAAAAAGATATATCATTACGGCGGCATTGCCTTATACGAACGGACCGATTCACATTGGCCATTTGGCGGGGGTTTACGTGCCTTCGGACATTTATTCCCGTTACTTGCGTTTGCAAGGTAGAGATGTCTTGTTTGTTTGCGGAAGCGACGAGCATGGTGTTGCCATTTCGATGAAAGCCAAAAAAGAAGGCATTACGCCTCAGCAAGTAATCGATAAATACGATGGAATTATCCGTAAATCGTTCGCTGATTTTGGGATTTCGTTTGATAATTATTCCCGAACTTCGGCTAAAATTCATCATGATACGGCTTCGGAATTTTTTAGAAAGCTGTACGACAAAGGCGATTTCATTGAGGAAGTGACCGAGCAATTGTATGACGCGAAGGCAGACCAATTTTTGGCGGATCGTTTTGTGACGGGAACTTGCCCGAAATGCGGTAACGAGGAAGCTTACGGCGACCAATGCGAAAAATGCGGCTCGACGCTGAACGCTACGGATTTAATCAACCCAAAATCGACCATTACCGGGGAAACTCCTATCTTGAAATCGACCAAACACTGGTTTTTACCTTTGGATCGTTACGAAGATTTCTTGAAAGAATGGATTCTCGTGGGTCATAAAAACGACTGGAAACCCAATGTTTACGGACAAGTAAAATCCTGGATTGACGGCGGATTGGAGCCTCGTGCGGTTACGCGTGACCTGGATTGGGGAATTGATGTTCCGGTTGAAGGCGCCGAAGGAAAAAAATTATATGTTTGGTTTGACGCGCCGATTGGCTACATTTCTTCGACCAAAGAATGGGCCGCGCGCGAAGGAAAAGACTGGGAGCCATACTGGAAAGATCAGGACACGAAATTGGTACACTTCATCGGGAAGGACAATATCGTTTTCCATTGCATAATTTTCCCGGCGATGCTGAAAGCCGAAGGAAGTTATATTTTGCCGGACAATGTTCCTGCAAACGAGTTCTTGAATTTGGAAGGAAACAAATTGTCGACTTCTAAAAACTGGGCGGTTTGGTTACACGAATATTTGGAAGAATTCCCAAATCAACAGGATGTTTTGCGTTATGCTTTGACATCGAATGCGCCGGAAACAAAAGACAATGATTTTACCTGGAAGGATTTTCAGGCGAGAAATAACAATGAATTGGTAGCGATTTACGGAAATTTCATCAATCGCGTCGTGGTGTTGACCAATAAATATTATAACGGGATTGTTCCACAGCCGAACGAATTGTCTGAGGTTGATGAAGCGACTTTAACCGAATTGAAAGCGTATCCGGCGGTGATTTCGAGTTCTATCGAAAGATACCGATTCCGCGAAGCTTTGGGCGAATTGATGAACGTGGCCCGACTTGGAAACAAATATCTGGCAGACGAGGAGCCTTGGAAAATGATAAAAATTGATGAGGACCGTACAAAAACTCAAATGTATGTGGCTTTGCAAATTGCTGCCGCATTGAGTGCACTCTGCGAACCCTTTTTGCCATTTACAGCCGCAAAATTATCCCGAATCTTGAAAATAGAAAGTCCGTTGAACTGGAATACCATCTCCCAAGATTCTGATTTACTTCCTGCCGGACACCAAATTGGCGAAGCCGTATTGCTTTTTGCCAAAATCGAGGACGAAGAAATCCAAAAACAAATAGACAAACTGGAAGCTACCAAAACAGCCAATACTGCCGAAAACAAAAAAGCGGAACCACAAAAAGAAGCGATTCAATTTGAGGATTTTGCTAAAATGGATTTGCGTGTGGGTACTATTTTAGAAGCTTCGAAAATGCCAAAAGCCAACAAGCTTTTGATTTTGAAAGTAGATACTGGAATTGATGTTCGCACGATTGTTTCTGGAATTGCCGAGAGTTTTTCACCGGAAGAAATTGTGGGTAAAAAAGTGACCGTTCTAGTGAATTTAGCTCCGAGAAACCTTCGTGGCGTGGAAAGTCAAGGAATGATCTTGATGACCACCAATGCAGAAGGAAAATTGGTTTTCGTAAATCCGGACGCTGAAGCCGCAAATGGCGAAACAATAAATTAA
- a CDS encoding DUF4286 family protein, giving the protein MIIYNVTTNIHESVHDQWLNWMQQKHIPEILATGKFSSARIVKVLIEEEMGGTTYSVQYTTDSKETLEKYYQEDAPSFREEGQRLFGDKMLAFRTELELISEH; this is encoded by the coding sequence ATGATAATATACAACGTTACCACAAACATACACGAAAGCGTTCATGACCAATGGTTGAACTGGATGCAGCAAAAACACATTCCCGAAATTTTGGCCACTGGGAAGTTTTCTTCGGCGAGAATAGTGAAGGTTTTGATAGAAGAAGAAATGGGAGGAACTACGTATTCGGTTCAATATACAACCGATAGTAAGGAAACTTTGGAGAAATATTACCAGGAAGATGCGCCTAGTTTTCGTGAAGAAGGGCAAAGATTATTTGGGGATAAAATGCTGGCTTTTAGAACGGAATTAGAGTTGATTTCGGAACATTAA
- a CDS encoding tetratricopeptide repeat protein, with translation MKIFFLYITLFFSLFAFSQNEQLAQYYYDKGDFEKAKISYEELLASVPQNYQYFLRTIDCYQQLSQFDFAQKAIQERFDKYKQGALLVELGYNLQLQKEDAKAKDYYGQALERIQKNPNEVYAISNSFEKKVLLEYALKAYQTASQLVPNYNFNYQIGLLYGQLGNQEMMISTFLDEAFASPERSILIQNQLSRFMSGDGDANFNEILRKALILRVQKSQDLFWNRYLSWFYVQQKEFSKAFIQEKAIYKRNPESLSNIINLAQLTIEEEDEETAKEILGFVLENTKDLELLIQANSYLIELKIKNAAPKDYPAINAELDALLKQYEISPFTLSLQLIQAHFAAFNLKKSEEGKAIIKKALDLQLNDYQVAQAKMELADILLFEEKFNQALLYYSQIQMDLKNDVVAHEASLKAAKTSYFKTDFEWALKQFKELKSANTQLIANDALEYFLLINDNTAADSTQTALKEFAKGDYLLYQNRDQEAVAQFQLILKKHKGEEIEAVTLLRLGKIYEKTADYNLALSQYQEIIEHHSDGIYIDEALYFSAEIYNKKLAAPDKAKPLYEKIIFSHEDSIYFVDARIKFRELRGDKNL, from the coding sequence ATGAAGATTTTTTTTCTCTATATCACTTTGTTCTTCTCGCTTTTTGCGTTTTCTCAAAACGAACAATTAGCGCAGTATTATTATGACAAAGGCGATTTTGAAAAAGCCAAAATCAGTTATGAGGAATTATTGGCTAGTGTTCCCCAAAATTACCAATATTTTCTGCGAACCATTGATTGTTATCAGCAGCTATCGCAGTTTGATTTTGCTCAAAAAGCAATACAAGAACGTTTCGATAAATACAAGCAAGGAGCACTTCTGGTCGAGTTGGGCTATAACCTCCAATTGCAAAAAGAGGATGCCAAAGCCAAAGATTACTACGGTCAGGCTTTAGAGCGAATCCAAAAAAATCCGAATGAAGTCTATGCTATTTCAAATTCTTTTGAAAAAAAGGTATTGCTCGAATATGCTCTGAAAGCTTATCAAACGGCATCTCAATTAGTGCCTAATTACAATTTTAATTATCAAATAGGCTTGCTTTACGGACAGTTAGGAAATCAAGAAATGATGATTTCAACTTTTTTGGACGAAGCTTTTGCCAGTCCTGAGCGTTCTATTTTGATTCAAAATCAATTGTCGCGATTTATGTCTGGCGATGGTGATGCTAATTTTAATGAAATATTGCGAAAAGCACTGATTTTAAGAGTTCAAAAAAGTCAAGACCTGTTTTGGAATCGTTATTTGAGTTGGTTTTATGTACAACAAAAAGAGTTTTCTAAAGCTTTTATTCAGGAAAAGGCGATTTACAAACGCAATCCGGAATCCTTGTCGAATATCATTAATCTGGCGCAACTTACCATTGAGGAAGAGGATGAAGAAACCGCTAAAGAAATTCTGGGTTTTGTTCTGGAGAACACTAAGGATTTAGAATTGCTGATTCAGGCAAATTCTTATTTGATAGAATTGAAAATTAAAAATGCAGCCCCAAAAGACTATCCTGCGATTAATGCTGAACTGGATGCTTTGCTGAAACAATATGAAATAAGTCCTTTTACCTTATCTTTGCAGCTGATTCAAGCTCATTTTGCGGCTTTTAATTTAAAAAAATCCGAAGAAGGCAAGGCAATAATAAAAAAAGCACTCGATTTACAATTGAATGACTACCAAGTAGCTCAGGCCAAAATGGAGTTGGCGGATATTTTGCTTTTCGAAGAGAAATTCAATCAGGCTTTGTTGTATTATTCCCAGATTCAGATGGATTTGAAAAACGATGTGGTGGCGCATGAAGCGAGTTTGAAAGCGGCTAAAACCAGTTATTTCAAAACCGATTTTGAATGGGCATTAAAGCAGTTTAAGGAGTTGAAATCGGCGAACACCCAATTGATTGCTAATGATGCTTTGGAGTATTTTCTTTTGATAAATGACAATACAGCCGCCGATTCGACACAAACAGCTTTGAAGGAATTTGCCAAAGGAGATTACCTTTTATATCAAAATAGGGATCAGGAAGCGGTGGCTCAGTTTCAATTGATTTTGAAAAAGCATAAAGGAGAGGAAATTGAGGCAGTCACTTTATTGCGTCTGGGTAAAATTTATGAAAAAACAGCCGATTACAATTTGGCTTTAAGCCAATACCAAGAAATAATTGAGCATCACAGTGATGGGATTTACATTGATGAAGCGCTGTATTTTTCGGCTGAAATATATAATAAAAAATTAGCGGCGCCAGATAAAGCAAAGCCTTTATATGAAAAGATAATTTTTAGTCACGAAGACAGTATTTACTTTGTAGATGCCCGAATTAAATTCAGGGAATTGCGAGGCGATAAAAATTTATAA